AGGGGTGCCCGGCGCAAGTCGGGCCGCAGTGAAAAGCTCCAGGCAACTGTTTACTAAAAACACAGGTCTCCGCAAAGTCGTGTAGACGACGTATGGGGGCTGACGCCTGCCCAATGCTGGAAGGTTAAGAGGAGGGGTCAACGCAAGTGAAGCTCCGAATTGAAGCCCCAGTGAATGGCGGCCGTAACTATAACGGTCCTAAGGTAGCGAAATTCCTTGTCGGGTAAGTTCCGACCTGCACGAACGGCGTACTGCTCTGGAGACTGTCCTACCGCGCAGCGCAGCGAACTTGTAGTACCGGTGAAGATGCCGGTTTCCCGCATCTAGACGGAAAGACCCCGTGCACCTTTACTACAACCTGATAGTGAATCTGGGCAAGGTATGCGCAGGATAGGTGGGAGGCTTTGAACTCGGGCTTTTGGGCTCGGGGGAGCCAACGGTGAGATACCACCCTTAGTTTGTTCGGTTTCTAACCTACTGCCGTAATCCGGTGGAGGGACACTATCAGGCGGGTAGTTTGACTGGGGCGGTCGCCTCCTAAATTGTAACGGAGGCGCTCGAAGGTTAGCTCAAGGTGTTTGGAAATCACCTGTAGAGTGTAAAGGCATAAGCTAGCCTGACTGTGAGACAGACAAGTCGAGCAGAGACGAAAGTCGGACTTAGTGATCCGGCGGTTCTGTATGGAAGGGCCGTCGCTCAACGGATAAAAGGTACGCCGGGGATAACAGGCTGATCCTGCCCAAGAGTTCACATCGACGGCAGGGTTTGGCACCTCGATGTCGGCTCATCTCATCCTGGGGCTGAAGAAGGTCCCAAGGGTTTGGCTGTTCGCCAATTAAAGAGGTACGTGAGCTGGGTTTAAAACGTCGCGAGACAGTTTGGTCCCTATCTGGTGTGGGCGCAGGAGTATTGACGGAATCTGACTTTAGTACGAGAGGACCGGGTTGGACTAGCCTCTAGTGTACCAGTTGTCACGCCAGTGGCACCGCTGGGTAGCTAAGCTGGGCAGGGATAAGCGCTGAATGCATCTAAGCGCGAAGCCCGACCGGAGATGAGTACTCCCCATGAGGGTCGTGGAAGACTACCACGTTGATAGGCTGGGTATGTAAGCACAGTAATGTGTTCAGTTGACCAGTACTAATAACCCCATTGGCTTGACCATAAGATTTGCTCAGCGCAAGTTGAGTTTCTTGGCAAGCATAGCTAACAAGCGAAACTCAAGATTACCTATTCAGTTTCTTTAAGTTTTCCGGTGACTCTGTCGGAGGGGTCACACCCGTTCCCATCCCGAACACGGAAGTTAAGCCCTCTTGAGCCGATGGTACTGCGCGGGCAACTGCGTGGGAGAGTAGGTAGTTGCCGGATTAAATTTGAGAAAAGCCGTTCCAGCTTATGCGTAAGCTGGAACGGCTTTTTTGTTTTTACGCTGCACATTCCAAACACATCTGCAATTGCGCTAAGATGCCGCCGTTCAATCATCGCCCCGATTTAACATAGCATAAGGACTGGGTCATATATCTTGCAGCGCAACGCTCTAAAAATATTCGTCATTGTGGTTTGTTTTTTGCCGTTTCATGTTGCGGCACAGACAAAGTCGGCTGCCCGAAAAGCAGAAACGCAAAACGAGGATTCATTCAAACAAGCCAGTGCCCTGTTTGAAGCCGGGCAAGCAGCCCATCAGCGTGGCGACTTGGAGCGAGCCATTGAACATTACACCGCTGCGCTCAAACTTGAACCGTCGCTCTGGCAGATCGACCTACAATTGAGCGCCGCGAATCTGGCGCTGAATCGGTTGGCGCTAGCCCGCCAAGCCATTGAAAAAGTAATTGAACATCTCTCTCAATACGCTGACTCCCTGGAACTGAAGCAGGCCAACGTGCGAGCGCAACTGTTGCTAGGTGAAATTGCCTTGGCTGAAGCTAAGAAGGAAGAGGCTGAAAAAGCGTTTCGCAAGGTGCTTGAATTGAATCCGCAAACAGCGCGGGCACACGCGGGCTTGGCTGAAATGTTCCTGTCGAGTAACAAGTTCAACGAGGCGGCCGCAGAAGCAAAAATCGCGCTCGATACAGGAGATCAACGAACAAACACTTATGCTTTGTATGTCGAAGCGCTCATTGCAGCGCATCGGCATGACGAAGCGCTGAGTGTGCTGAATGAACTGCTCAAACGTGAGCCAGGTTTCACACCGGCGCTGCGGTATCGTGCTGAGGTGTTTGCCGCGCGCAATGATTTCAACAGTGCGATAAAAGATTTGCAGGCCGCACTCACATTTGAGCCGCGCTTACAGGATAAGTTGCGCTTGGCGGAATGGCTTGCCCGCACAAAGCAATATGACAGAGCAAGCGCGCTTTATCAGCAAGCCCTTAAAGACGACCCTGCAAACAAGGAAGCGCAAACCGCCTTGGCTGCGCTGCTGGTCGAATCGGGCAAGGGTGCAGAAGCCATTGCGCAGCTTGAATCACTGATCCAGACGCAACCAAATCGAGCAGACGTTCGGGCGCAATTGGCTGAACTGTATCTTGCCGCACAACCTGAGAAGGCATTGGAGCAATACTCCGCCGCCGCAAAGCTCGAACCGGCGAACCCTGCGCATCAACTTGGCGTAGGCGCGGCGTTGGTCAAGCTGCGGCGTTTTCAAGAGGCCGTGCCAGCCTTGCGTCCGGTGCTGGCGGCAAAGCCAGAGTTAGCCTATTTTGCGCACACCAACCTGGCGACGGCTTTGTTCGAGTTGGATGATTTCGCCAATGCCGCGCGCGAGTTTGTCTGGATACTCAATCAACAACGCGAACAGAAACGCGCGGCAATCACGCTCTATTTTCTGGGCATCTGTTTCGACAAGCTGGGTGATTTGGAGCAGGCGCAAAAAGTTTACGAACAGTTTCTTTCACTGGCTTCGGCTGAAAATCAATTGGAAATTGATAAAGTGAAGCTACGGCTGCCGCCCTTAAAACGCCAGCTTGAAAAAGGACAGGGGAAACACAAGAAAGAGTAATCGTCAGGAGGATTTCGTTATGCCGCAAACCATCAGCACATTGCTCAGGCATGGCTGTCTAACGCTCGGTCTTATTTTCCTTCTGCATCTGCCTGTGCAGGCGCAGAAGCGCGATCATTTGACTGAGCAAGAGGTTGATCTGGTGCGTGAGGCGCAGGAGATTGATTTGCGCATCCAGGTCTTTGTCAAAGCCGCTGACCGGCGCTTGCTGGTATTGACCAATCCGAACGCGACGCAGAAGCCGAAAGAGGAAGAGACCTGGGGGCCGCTGCCAAAAGGCACGCGACTGGAATTGCTCAGCGATTACAAACGCATCCTCGAAGAAGCTGAAGAGAAATTGGATGACGCCTATGAACGCAGTGCAAGGAATGAAAAGATTCCGAAAGCACTCGCGAAATTCAAAGAAGGCATAACCAAGCAAATTGCCCAGCTACGTGCGCTCGCTCCGCAACTCAATGACCCTAAGGAACAACGCGCCTTGGCGGATGCGATTGAAGAGGCCGAGACTGTGACCAAGGGCGCCTTGAAATAAAACGCAGATTTATGGTGAAACAAGAAAAGGCGCGTGGCTGATTCGACAGCGACGCGCCTTTTCATTTGAACAGTAGCCGTGATGTTTACCGCGCCAGCAATGAGCCGACATAACGCAACAATTCGTTCGCGCTCTCGACCGTGTAGCCGCGCTCTTTGACCAGCCGATCCACGACTTCGTTGATGCGGCGCAATTGGTCGTTGTCAGGCGTCTTGGTCGAAGTCGTAATCTTCACCACGTCTTTTAGGTCGGCGAAGATTTTCTTTTCGATGGCTTCTTTCAGCCGTTCGTGCGAGCTGTACTCGAACGATTTGCCTTTGCGCGAATACGAAGAGATGCGGATCAGTATTTCCTGCCGGAAGGTGTTCTTGGCATTTTCGGTGATATTGATCTGCTCTTCGATGGAGCGCATCAGCCGTTCATCCGGTTCCATTGGCTCGTCGGTCAACGGGTCTTTAAGTTTGTCTTTGTTGCAATAGGCTTCGACGTTGTCTAGGTACGAATTGCAAAGGTTGCGCGCCATCTCTTCATACGAATAGACAAACGCCCGATTGACCTCATTCTTAGCGATGTCGTCGTATTCGCGGCGCGCTAGCGCAATCAAATTCAGATAGCGTTCCTTCTGTTCCGCCGAG
The sequence above is a segment of the Acidobacteriota bacterium genome. Coding sequences within it:
- a CDS encoding tetratricopeptide repeat protein encodes the protein MERAIEHYTAALKLEPSLWQIDLQLSAANLALNRLALARQAIEKVIEHLSQYADSLELKQANVRAQLLLGEIALAEAKKEEAEKAFRKVLELNPQTARAHAGLAEMFLSSNKFNEAAAEAKIALDTGDQRTNTYALYVEALIAAHRHDEALSVLNELLKREPGFTPALRYRAEVFAARNDFNSAIKDLQAALTFEPRLQDKLRLAEWLARTKQYDRASALYQQALKDDPANKEAQTALAALLVESGKGAEAIAQLESLIQTQPNRADVRAQLAELYLAAQPEKALEQYSAAAKLEPANPAHQLGVGAALVKLRRFQEAVPALRPVLAAKPELAYFAHTNLATALFELDDFANAAREFVWILNQQREQKRAAITLYFLGICFDKLGDLEQAQKVYEQFLSLASAENQLEIDKVKLRLPPLKRQLEKGQGKHKKE